The uncultured Desulfobulbus sp. genome window below encodes:
- the folE2 gene encoding GTP cyclohydrolase FolE2: MSLQSVGISDFTCPVQIPQRDGGIQHTIATMSLTAQVPKERVASSVSLMHTVLSRYLPNIHSGVFPALLDEVRKQLQADSAELAMDFPYFISKNAPVTGTSSLMEYQCSFTADANTGAEPLLTVRVPVTTLCPCSKEISAAGAHNQRAEVTLRVRPLAMIWLEDLISLVEACGSCEIYALLKRPDEKYVTERAYAQPMFVEDVVRMVAQQVMELSDVAWFSVGVESFESIHNHSAYAYVDSDDLDRLT, from the coding sequence ATGTCCTTACAATCCGTTGGTATTAGCGACTTCACCTGCCCGGTGCAGATTCCCCAAAGAGATGGTGGCATTCAACACACCATCGCGACCATGAGCCTGACCGCCCAAGTCCCCAAAGAACGGGTGGCCTCCAGTGTCAGCTTGATGCACACCGTGCTGAGCAGGTATCTGCCCAATATCCACTCAGGTGTATTCCCAGCACTCTTGGACGAGGTCCGCAAACAACTGCAGGCCGACTCAGCTGAACTTGCCATGGACTTTCCCTACTTCATCAGCAAAAATGCGCCCGTCACAGGAACATCAAGCCTGATGGAGTACCAATGCTCCTTCACTGCCGATGCCAATACCGGCGCCGAGCCACTGTTGACGGTTCGCGTCCCGGTAACCACTCTCTGCCCCTGCTCCAAAGAGATCAGCGCAGCCGGTGCGCACAATCAGCGCGCCGAGGTCACTCTACGGGTACGCCCCCTGGCAATGATCTGGCTTGAAGACCTGATCAGCCTGGTTGAGGCCTGTGGCTCCTGTGAAATATATGCACTGCTCAAACGACCGGATGAAAAATATGTCACCGAGCGGGCCTACGCCCAGCCGATGTTTGTCGAAGATGTCGTGCGTATGGTGGCGCAACAGGTCATGGAGCTTTCCGATGTTGCCTGGTTTTCTGTGGGAGTGGAGAGTTTTGAATCCATCCATAATCACAGCGCTTACGCCTACGTCGACAGCGATGACCTTGACCGCCTGACCTAA
- a CDS encoding PilZ domain-containing protein, translated as MSADSRRSPRLTDFLPLETQVVELQSGHQLAGPFASRIIDISQHGACLLMSQVMRNGFHVFHSTQERDSCALVLCINLPPNFEYYQILARPIWLDLFQQGEIRAFKMGVEFIEDTNKKEMKELQKALRINQDRRASWWLSHYQGFHKE; from the coding sequence ATGAGTGCCGACTCCCGCAGATCACCTCGGTTGACCGATTTCCTCCCCCTGGAAACGCAGGTGGTGGAGCTGCAAAGCGGTCACCAGCTTGCAGGCCCCTTTGCCAGCCGCATCATTGACATTTCCCAGCACGGCGCCTGCCTTCTGATGAGCCAGGTCATGCGTAACGGCTTCCATGTCTTCCACTCGACGCAGGAACGAGACAGTTGCGCACTTGTACTGTGCATCAATCTGCCTCCAAATTTTGAATACTACCAGATTCTCGCCCGCCCCATCTGGCTTGACCTCTTTCAGCAGGGGGAGATCCGGGCCTTTAAAATGGGAGTGGAGTTTATCGAAGACACGAACAAAAAAGAAATGAAGGAGCTCCAGAAGGCTCTGCGTATCAATCAAGATCGTCGGGCCAGCTGGTGGCTAAGCCATTATCAGGGATTTCACAAAGAGTAG
- a CDS encoding IMP cyclohydrolase: MRKVERALISLTDKSGCEDFAKALADLGIEILSTGGTAQKLRSSGLAVKDVSEFTGFPEMLDGRVKTLHPLVHGGILNQRENAEHQKQCAEHGIKPIDIIAVNLYAFSKTVADPNCSLEDAIENIDIGGPTMLRASAKNFEDVTVIVDPADYAVVLDEIRAQGNTSLKTRFRLACKVFELTSAYDTAIIEWLRKVDPETNGYFAKGEGDA, from the coding sequence ATGAGAAAAGTTGAGCGGGCGTTGATCAGCCTGACCGATAAATCGGGATGTGAAGATTTTGCTAAGGCTTTGGCAGATCTGGGGATTGAGATCCTCTCCACCGGAGGAACTGCCCAGAAGCTGCGCTCAAGCGGCCTTGCGGTGAAGGATGTTTCCGAGTTCACCGGCTTTCCCGAGATGCTTGATGGTCGGGTCAAAACCCTGCATCCGTTGGTTCATGGTGGTATCCTCAACCAGCGTGAAAATGCCGAGCATCAGAAACAGTGTGCTGAGCACGGCATTAAACCCATTGATATTATAGCCGTCAATCTCTATGCTTTTTCCAAAACCGTCGCTGATCCTAATTGCAGTCTCGAGGATGCCATTGAAAACATCGATATCGGTGGCCCGACCATGCTGCGTGCCTCGGCAAAAAACTTTGAGGATGTTACCGTCATTGTCGATCCTGCAGATTATGCCGTTGTTCTTGATGAGATTCGTGCCCAGGGCAATACCAGCCTTAAGACTCGTTTTCGTCTTGCCTGCAAGGTCTTTGAACTGACCTCAGCGTACGACACCGCGATTATCGAGTGGTTGCGAAAGGTTGATCCCGAGACCAATGGTTATTTTGCCAAGGGAGAAGGCGATGCTTAA
- a CDS encoding RNA-binding S4 domain-containing protein, with protein sequence MDTVRIDKWLWAARFFKTRSLASKAVSGGHVSLNGNRVKPSRFVQIGDSLVIRRDLLEYTIEVVALAEKRGPAKIAQTLYEETAASKEKREMLAEQRRILRLQGQPPERRPEKRERRKIRQFLKKE encoded by the coding sequence ATGGATACAGTTCGCATCGATAAATGGCTGTGGGCAGCCCGTTTTTTTAAGACCAGATCCCTGGCCTCCAAAGCGGTCAGTGGTGGGCATGTTAGTTTGAACGGTAATCGGGTCAAGCCCTCGCGGTTTGTTCAGATTGGCGACAGCTTAGTGATCCGCAGAGATTTGCTTGAGTATACCATTGAGGTGGTCGCGCTTGCTGAGAAACGTGGACCTGCCAAGATTGCACAAACTTTATACGAAGAAACCGCTGCATCAAAAGAGAAGCGTGAGATGTTGGCTGAACAGCGGCGCATCCTCAGGCTTCAAGGCCAACCGCCTGAACGGCGTCCGGAAAAACGTGAACGGCGAAAAATTCGCCAGTTTTTAAAAAAAGAGTAG
- a CDS encoding NAD-dependent succinate-semialdehyde dehydrogenase: MNLRCQELLRSQCFVDGVWTDGSGADRISVYNPATGALVGTVPSFSQKETQMSIEAASRAWPIWKGLSTDERSRILRRWYELILEHHRDLAVLMTLEQGKPLAEAQGEVLHGASYVEWFAEEAKRIYGDTMPMAQKGKRIVVLKEPVGVCAAITPWNFPSQMVTRKASPALAAGCPVVLKPAARTPFSALALAFLAQQAGFPQGVFNVITGPAQEIGQELTANPLVRKLSFTGSTAVGKRLMRDCAGTVKKVSLELGGHAPFIVFDDADVDAAVRGAMASKYRNSGQTCVCANRFIVQQGVCEEFAEKLVAEVRKLQVGSGFDQCVQQGPLIDQTALEKVEAQVEDAVSKGAQVACGGTRVGSAGFFYAPTVLLGATKEMRIAQEETFGPVAPIFCFTEDREAVSLANATPYGLAAYFYSQNMNRIWRVAEALEYGMVGINTGRMSSEAAPFGGIKESGVGREGSRYGLEEYLELKYLCLGGLDAPL; encoded by the coding sequence ATGAATTTACGTTGTCAAGAGCTGTTACGCTCCCAGTGTTTTGTCGATGGTGTCTGGACAGATGGTTCAGGGGCGGATCGCATTTCTGTTTATAATCCTGCCACTGGCGCTTTGGTGGGCACTGTTCCCTCTTTTTCTCAAAAAGAGACACAGATGTCCATAGAGGCCGCGTCCAGGGCCTGGCCAATTTGGAAAGGGCTGAGCACTGATGAGCGTTCCCGTATTTTGCGACGCTGGTATGAGCTGATTTTGGAGCACCATCGTGATCTGGCGGTCCTGATGACCTTGGAGCAGGGCAAACCCCTGGCCGAGGCACAGGGAGAGGTGCTGCACGGCGCCTCCTATGTGGAATGGTTCGCTGAGGAGGCCAAACGCATTTATGGTGACACCATGCCCATGGCCCAAAAGGGGAAACGTATTGTTGTGCTCAAAGAACCCGTGGGGGTCTGTGCCGCCATCACCCCCTGGAATTTTCCCTCGCAAATGGTAACGCGGAAAGCATCCCCCGCCCTGGCGGCAGGCTGTCCTGTCGTGCTGAAGCCAGCGGCTCGGACTCCATTTTCAGCATTGGCCCTTGCTTTTCTGGCCCAGCAGGCGGGATTTCCGCAGGGTGTCTTTAATGTGATCACCGGCCCTGCTCAGGAAATCGGGCAGGAATTGACCGCCAATCCTCTGGTGCGAAAACTCAGCTTCACCGGATCGACCGCAGTGGGCAAGCGGCTCATGCGCGACTGTGCCGGGACGGTTAAAAAAGTATCGCTCGAGTTAGGGGGGCATGCTCCGTTTATCGTCTTTGACGATGCGGATGTGGATGCGGCCGTTCGTGGAGCGATGGCTTCTAAATACCGCAACTCCGGTCAAACCTGCGTCTGTGCCAATCGTTTTATCGTGCAGCAGGGAGTTTGTGAGGAGTTTGCGGAGAAGCTGGTCGCCGAGGTGCGTAAACTGCAGGTGGGCAGCGGCTTTGATCAGTGCGTGCAGCAGGGACCGTTGATCGACCAGACAGCCTTAGAGAAGGTAGAGGCACAGGTGGAGGATGCCGTTTCCAAGGGGGCGCAGGTGGCCTGTGGCGGAACGCGGGTGGGATCTGCCGGTTTTTTCTATGCCCCCACGGTGTTACTTGGGGCAACCAAAGAGATGCGCATCGCCCAGGAAGAGACCTTTGGTCCCGTGGCGCCAATCTTTTGTTTTACTGAAGATCGAGAGGCCGTGAGCCTGGCCAACGCTACCCCCTATGGCCTGGCAGCCTATTTCTACAGCCAAAATATGAATCGTATCTGGCGGGTGGCGGAAGCGCTGGAGTACGGCATGGTCGGAATCAACACCGGGCGCATGTCCTCAGAGGCTGCCCCCTTTGGCGGCATCAAGGAGTCTGGTGTCGGCCGGGAAGGCTCCAGGTATGGCCTGGAAGAGTATCTGGAGTTGAAGTACCTCTGCCTGGGAGGCTTGGACGCTCCCCTCTAA